The genomic region AGGTGCTCAGGAATAACCCGTTACCTTCCATACAGGCCAGTGACACATAAGCCATAAGTTTCCCAATTCAGTCCTTCATTTACCCGTTTGTCGAGAAGATTCATGTTTGGCGCGAGCAAGCCAAGACGTCAGTCTCAATCATATATCAGTCGGGGTGTTCCTGATCTTGGTAAATGCCTATGATTTTAAAGCAGAATCCTtcattgatgaagaggagagtcATTGATCCGACGAGCTCCGTAACATCAAGCGAGGTTCCAAAATTAGCCAACCTCATGCTTCTACATATGTAGAATCTAATTGGCAAGCCTTGGGATATCTTTCGGGATGGCTGTGTAGGAATCTGGTTACTATGTCTAGGATTTCCAACTCTTCATGATGACATCGTGACTAGACCTTGAACTCTTGCAAGAAATCGACGAAAACGGATGTCAGGATGGACCGCAGTTTTTCTCCTCATAAAACCTCGTATAGACAACAACATTTGAAGGAATCACGACGAATGGTTTGAAAATGAGGACTATATGCTGTGTTGGCATAATCTAAGACCTAGAAGTAATGCCCTTCTTAATCATCCAACAAGTGTTCCTGTGCAAGGTATAAGCAGCATCATTAATCCCCTGATCATCAGCAGTAGTTTACCTACCATCTAGGGATAAGGTAGCACTACCTTGATGTGTACGTTttgccctcctcctcagcacATAGCGCAATGTGACAACCAGAAAAGCCGATCAACATGAAAGCCAGTCCGAAAAATTACCATTACTACATGTCCATATCCTTCAGCCAGCTCCACTATCACCGATTATACTCCCATACATGACAGGATCCTTTGAGGCCTCAAAAAAATTGAGTCTGATAGTGTTGGTAccctcatcgtcttcaaggTTGATTATATCACCTCGATAGTCTCATCGTTCCAAGTAGCATCGATCTCATCGCCAGACGCGCCACTGTAGGGGAGAAGAGAACGATGGTTGAATGGATTAACGTAGTTGTGATAAGTTGATCAAGAGGTTTGATGAGCAACTCTAAAACTCGGCGGCCAAGCAGTCATGGCAATTAACTCACACAGTCCTTGCCTAGCATGCAGTCGTCGAGATGGCCAGCTGGACCAAAAGCTAGGGGTCTCTTTTAAGCACCATGTACAGGCAGGAAGAAGTGTGATATGAGGGCGTCTGTGGAGACTGTGCACGTTTGAACTTGATATGCGAGTACCAAGCCTCCCAGCGGGTCAAGAGGGTATCTCCTATACAAAGGACTAGTGTAGTCAGATACCCTGAAGCTCATATAGGTATCAGTGAGCCTGTAGATATGGTTCATCCAAATGATAGACGCTTCAAGGGTCTGAACACAGGTCGGCGGGCAATGCTACGATACTACACGACAACACTCGCACAAGTAACCCTAGAGCACCAGTTCGCTGGTCTGTAGCAAGGACTGAAAGTCGGATCCCAGAGCAGAAGGAAGGGGTCAGGCTGAGACCTGATGCCTTGGACAAGACCTTGTAAATTAGCGAAGTGGTCTTTCAGCTCACAAGTTTGGTTgtcctcatcctcgccaCATCGAGACACCATATCTATGCGCCAGGAGTGGGAAAACGAGGAGTAAGTCTGTACTTCTCTAGATCCATTGTGACAGCAGATGTCCAACTGATGTCGGTCATCCTGTAGTGGTATAACTGCCCTTTGGTCTGTCGTATATAACGAAGTGAAGATACAGCACAAGAGAAATGAAAGAGCAGGCCAGCAATGCAGAGATAGAAAAGATGAGAATGTCGTGGTGAAAACTGGGCCCCTTTGGTAACTTGAAACACTATGACATGGCCGCCTCTCCTTCCTGCATAGAGTTGCTGCGAGGGAGTGTGAGTTATTGGCTTGAGTAAGTTGACGGAGTGAGGGAAGTGATGATTTTGAAAGAGGAGTATTTGGTGTGAAGATGTAAGAATTAGTGACATCGTGAGTCGGAAAAGTGTTAGGGTAGGATAAAGTTGAGTAAAACTCAGTGGATTGGGCAGGTAAGTCAAATAGCGCTCTTAAAGGCCGCGCGAGCCTGCTCATTCCATAAGGCTGAAGAGCGAGTCCTATCACCATTGTCAGGCGGTGACAAAACCTCGTGATAGTCCGAAGACTATCCCATAAATTGGGCAGTTTAAGGTCCTACCCAGGACCATGAAGGACGTGGGGCAAAGAAAAAGGTGTTTGACTTGGACGAAGCATAGTCAGAGAGACCTCAGTCATAGATGAAGAGCGGCCGTTGATCAGAACGAAATTGGAGTCGTTTTCTTCGTGATCATTTGTAATACTGAGATGCTGACAGTCGCAAAGCTTTGCAAGTCTTCTGCTTCAGCATATGCTTGTGGCATTATCGCTGACTTTTGCGTGCGATCTGCTATGTCGATAACAGTTTGCGTTCGACATGGTTGAACTTATTGTTTATGAGCTTTTCTGTCCGATGTTAGCTCTTGTGGTCGCCTTGAGCAAGCAACACATACCTCATAGAGCGTTGCACGAGAAACATTGGAGCGCTAGAATGACTGCTGCGTGGCCATGTTGACGGCGCGAAGAAAGTTCAGTCAGAGCAGCTCAGAAACGTCTCGTCTGTAACCATGGTGATTGTAAGGTCATGCCTGAAATGAAAACATGGCGCCTTTTAGAAATGAAGTGATTGGCAGTGGACGAAAAGGATCGTGTTCAGAATTGGGTGTGGTGGAGAAGAATGACTGAGGAAGATAAGGTGGGAGAAGAGTGTATATGGACGAGGGGTGGGTGTGTGCATAAACAACACCACCTTCGAGAAACGAGAAGGGAACTGCCTAAACAGAACTCAAGTCTTGATGCGCGCGGAAATAAATGAAATGAAGCAGTTTGAAGCCTTAGATCCGTTCAAGAAGATTATGAGGAGATCCGTTTGTAAATTTGTGTTCATGGATGCGATATTGGGGTTTGAGAGAATCActggtgatgagaagctgAGATTCTTGAGCTGGAGAGACAGAGAACAGAGAACAGAGGAGGGGTGGGAGTAAAGAGAAAGCTGTGTTGCGCACGGACCAGATCCGCAATTCAGCTGCGCATCGCTTCAGGGTCCAACGGCGCTAACTCAAATAGAGGCCGGTGGATATATCTTCTGAGCATCACCTTGGACGTCGTCCAACTTCATGTCACCCAGTCAAGTGCGCATAGGGAGCCATTCCAAGAAATACGCCTACTATTTTTGAATTGCGTCTTTCTTCAAGCTGCAATGCGTGGACTGGCAGCAGTATGGAAGAGACTCAGTTGTTCCAAGCTTGCCTCACTTAAAACTGCTCCTCCAGTCTCCTCGAGGTCCGAATATTGAGCAATCCTTCAAGTGTTGAGATACGGGTCTATTGTATTCAAATAAGATTCAATAGTCGTCTCAACACTTATGACCTTACAAGAGACTTTACCAATATGCATCTTGTCAAACAATGACTGTCTCGCGCCGTAGAACATTCCCATCATGGCTTGTCGTGAGGTAAGGTTCCAAATTTCTTGAAGAGCAATACAGTCTCTATTGTCACTCTATTGGTGAGTATGTATGCGAAAGAAATACAATATGAGAGCAGCTGCATTACATTGTGGTTATTGCTTGAACCCCTGGCAATGGGCTGCAGCGGGGGTTAGTCAAGTCAAGCTATTGTCCATTGCACTGGATATTCAGAAGTCATTGTTGCTAACCATTTGCAAAACTCCTCCCTCAGCCtctttcgcttcttttcCGAATCACTTTCGCTTCCTCCCCTTTACCACAAAACACCAAATTCAGACCTACCACCCTTTGAAGCACATACAGCTATCCtgtcttccttctttcttgaGAAGATACTTCGCGGCATACTATCATCGCTTTCGTCAAGCCAGGTGATGATTCAGATACCGTTACAGTGATTCAACATGGCAGCTCAACAGGCGATCCCAGTTCTCGTGCTAggcattgactttggcaCCACGTAAGCAACCAACCCTTCCTCATGTACTCTCTCTAACATCTTATAGATATTCAGGCATCGCGTGGTGTCGAGCCGGCGAAAATAACGAAATCAAATTCACCACCAACTGGAAAAAGCGAAGCTTCGCCCAGGGAGACAAGCAGAAGGTCCCCTCGGCGATCTTTTATCATCACCTGAATGATGAAGACCCTGAATGGGGCGCGACAACTCCGCAGGATGATACTGTCCTTCGCTGGTTCAAGCTCCTTCTCGTCGATGAGAAAGATCTCCCGGATCATATCCGACACTCTGTTCAGCTGAAGACAGCTCGGACTCTAATGTTGAAGGCTAATAAGACCTCAGTTCAGATCTTGGGCGACTACCTGCGACAGCTTTGGCGTCACTGTCGTCAGAACATTGTCAGGGCCGAGGGACGCCGAATGATGAACGTCTCGGCAGTCCACCTTGTTGTCACTCTGCCTGCTATATGGCCACACTACGTCCGATCCAGAATGACGGAGGCTCTGGGGCACGCCGGTCTTCTTGAAATCACCCGAGCTGGACAGACAACGTTGACCTTTATCTCTGAGCCCGAGGCGGCTGCTTTGACCTGTCTCAAGGAGAACGCCGATCGCTTCAATGTCGGGGTGAGTGCAAAACGAGTTTTCTGTTACTGGCTTTTAGTTAATTGTGTTTAGGTGGGCGATCATTTCGTTATATGTGATGCAGGAGGTGGTACCGTCGTAAGTTTTAGCTGTCGTTTCCTGGTGAAACCCTTCTGACAAAATAGGATCTCATTACCTACAAAATCGAGAAGCTTGGTCCTCTCATTATGAGTGAGAGCGTCAAAGGCGATGGTAAGTCATCAGGGCCGCTGTATGATGCACGTTTGACTGACCTCGACCAAGGTGGCCTATGTGGTGCCATGTTCCTCGACGAGAGGTTTCTAAAGCTACTAAAGGAAACGATCCCTTTTGAGGCTCAGAAGAGGCTCGATAAACAGACCTTCCACAGGATCATGGAGTCTGATTGGGAAGGCGGCTTGAAGTCCTCCTTCTCCAAGTCCAGCGGAGACTTGCCCATACAGCTCTCGTACGACGGCCCCGTGGACACCAACTTCTTCCCTTCCAAGTTCAGTATCAACGTGTAAGTGCTTGAAATGGCCCCATCGTGGCGCCCCGGGAATGTTCATAATTCTCTATGAAGACCTTCACGGGCGTCTTCGTGGTATCTACCTCGTCCTAGCTAACCCAGTGCTAGTTCCGAAATCCGCGAGAATGTGTTTGACCCTGTGGTCGAGCAGGTTAAACAGCTCGTTCAGAAGCAGGTTGATGCAGTCAAGCACAAgtacaagaagaagccaaaggtgAGTCTGTTCGTCATCTCGTTCGATGACAGACTGCCTAACATCGTTTAGTTTGTCATCCTAGTTGGTGGCTTTGGAAGGTCTCTTTATTTGCATGAACACCTTCAGGATGCTGTTGGAAACAGAATAGACGTTCTTCAACAGGACGGTGAAAAGCCGTAGGTCATCTCGACGCTTCTTGAAATTCCGTTGATTGACAATTATTTGTAGCTGGACCGCTGTGCTTCGAGGAGCTGTCCTACATGGACTGGCGAGAACTAATCATACCAGTTCAATCACAGTTGCGGTCGCCTCACGTGTATCTCGTCACAGCTACGGAACACTTGTGAACATTTTGCCCTTTGACGCCAAAGAGCATGATGCCAAGGACCGAGTTTGGGACGATGGTCAGCAAGAGTTCCTTGCTGTCGAGCAGACGCGGTGGTTTGTTGAGATCGTAAGTCAAATGGGTCCATTTATGTTAATTTCTAACTTCTCCAGGGTGACTCTGTCTCTACGTATGACCCCGTTTGTGCATCCTTCTGGCAGGACCTTACGAGCCCCGACCAGGATCTCCAAATCGACATCGTTACCTCGGACGCTTCTACTCCCCCAACCCGCAAGGACGATTCCGTCAAGCCTATGTGCGTTATAAAATCTTCCGAGCTTCCCAAATGGGATACCATACCGGTATGGACCAACGAAGACGGCCAGGTATTCCACCGAATCACTTACGAACTGCGCATGATCAGCGATGGGTCCTCCTTGGAGTTTCAAGTCTActacaagaacaagagcatTGCTTGTGGAAGTGTCGCTTTCGACTCTACCGGTCAGAACGATactgatgacgaggatgacgtACAGATGGGCTCTCGTCGATCCTTGTATAACTACACCAATGACAACAATATCGTTGATATGACTGATGCCGACAGCGATAGTGATTacgttgaggctgaggaatGAATAGGGGATGGGGGTCATGTTTGCTGGGTAAATGCTACTCAAAAAGCTCAAAAGGGCTCAACAATCATTGAGGAGTGAAAAGTTTGGTTGGGCGGCATTACGAAAGTTCACAGGCATCGCTAAGGGATCAAGCATCTAGTTGCTTCATATCATATTGCGGCATATACGTCTATGTATATTCCAGTGCTGTATCTGTCAGATAGCTCAGATCAGTCATGTCTTTATTCAATTCGAGTGGCTCTTTTACCATAATACGTACTTGACTGATTGTTTCATGCAGTTTTAATCCTAGTGACTAAATTCATGATTTGCGTTGCAAGTCGATTGAGAGGTCCATTCATGATACCTCACAGATGGCTCGTGAGGTCTGCATACTGTCACTGTTCAGTGTGAGTGTTTGAGATGGGCTCAACAACTTTTAGGTACGCTTCTGGTTTTATGTCAAAACTAATCCACATCTGTAAAACTTGGGGGTATCTCTTTCTACTATTATCCTGGTGACTCCTTGCTAAAAAGCAGAGCTGCATCCGAGAACTTTTTTGAGTTCAGTACAAGACTATAAGGCTCTCATTCTGGCGACTCGTATTATGCAAGAAAGGTATTACGATATCAAGGCTACAAGGTGCATTTCGGAATGTatgagatgaagaatatCCTGATGTTAACCGAAGCTCATTATGGGAGGCTGATGAAGACGTTAGATATGCGTTCCAGGCCAAACTCGCATCCAACTCTGCGCAATAGGGATCAATATTACTGTGCCATTTTaattagatttatataatttcttTGGCTTTCGCTTCAACTGTTTAACAACTCTTTGAATTCTCGATCTTCCAACACTGTGATGCTACTGGTGACTCTGAGGGCAGTGGGGGGCTCAGTGAGTCACTCGGGGTGGAGGTATATGTTCAAATAAGCCCACACTCTTTCACCAAGAAAGCAATTTGGCGCAGTGGAAGCGCGGTATGTCTATCTCACAATCTGCATCACACAACCTGTACTAACAGACGCAGCCGGGCTCATAACCCGGAGGTCGCACGATCGAAACGTGCAATTGCTAGGTTTCATATGTTTTTGTAATTTTTCCTATTTCGATTTTGGTATTTTGAGTTGTTCTCGTTTCATGGTTTctttttggtggtggtttTGCACTAAGTTTCTTATAGCCTGTAGGTGTGCTGTCTGGTGCTGAGCACGTGACTGACAACTACTTACACACGATCTCTGGTCATCAATGATTGCAGTACACGGAAAGCATCTTTCCCTTTTGTAATGGGCAATAGATAGAAGGAGTATAAAAGACGAGAGTTACTTTTTATTCAAGTTCAGTCATATCTAAGTGCTTAATAAGGTATAAGTTCGCTGATCAACAGTATGCATCAGCTCACCAACTTGTACTGACTTaatggcaagaagaagacagtATTGACTGGGAGTAATTACACACGATTACAGATTCTCCCAAACTGTGATGTCCCATGATAAGTAGGCCTAAGCCTGAAGTAGGTTTATAAATGTATAGAATCCCGCCCATGACCGCGTGACACCCAATAGGACTACCCGCAGACGCATGCATGCATACTTGCCTCAGCTAAAAAATGACCAAAACGATGATTAGGCAACAGCATGTCTAACTTATTCCTCTTGAACCTCGCTTTCGTCTTTATTCTTGAGTCTTATCAGTAAAGTAATGGAGCAACTAGCACAGCAATACATCGACTCGACAAATGTGACGCCTCGCTGGCTACCAGGAGGCGACGCATTTTGGTATAAGCAGAATATCTCACCTGCCAAATGCCAGTTTCTCTTAGTTGATGTCCGTGGAAAGATTCGCGAGGTAGCGTTTGATCACAAGCAACTCGCTGAGGCTCTGCGCGAGAAGACAAACGAAGAGATTGACCAAttctctcttcctttcaactGGATTGAACCGGTCCCAGACGAATCATGTGTCCGATTCCGCTTCGACAATCGAAAGTGGCAGTTTGGGCCAAATAGTCAATTCGAAGAGTGGGAGGGACAATTCACCACTGAACCAGATCACCTGCTCCAAAAAGAAGTCATTTCTGCAAATAGTGACACTAAAGTCACCGTCGATTTTGTGAATCGTACAGGCAAAACCCTCAGGGTGTTTTGGGTCGATTGGAAAGCAAAAGCTATTCCATATATGTCGATCAGGAATGGCGAAACAAAACGACAGATTACATACGTGGGCCATGTTTGGCGACTGGTAGATGTGTCGAACGAAAAATCCAGGGCAGTCTATTCAGCACCTGACGAGGGAAATCATGTCGCTATCATCGAGCATCTCAGTGACTCTATCCCTGAGGCATCTCCGCccagcgacgatgaagatTCTGAAACTGATGAAGAACCAACGGAGCCCGAAAACGGCCCATGTCTCTATGTCAGAGACTTCAACGTATGGTACAAAAATGAGAACGATGAAGCCTTTCAACTGTCTGAGAAAGGAAACGAAGAGAGCCCTTACGACAAAAGACGCTTATACATATCGCCAGACAAGCAGCATGCAGTCGCATGGCAGTATACCCCGGGGCAAGACCGCAAGATCAACCTGGTGGAATCATCTCCAGAAGATCAGATTGAGCCAAAACTTCACACAAAGACATATCTCAAACCAGGTGACCGTGTCAGGGTCGACAGACCTCGACTCTTTAACCTCAACACTCATAGCGAAGTTGCAATTGACGATTCGCTTTTCAGGGACCCTTACCAAGTGAGCAATCTGGAATGGAATCCTAACAGCCAGGAATATCTCTTTTATTTTAACGAACGTGGCCATCAACATACTAGATTGATTGGTATCAAAGTTGACGGGAGTGTCAGGACGCTCGTGGAAGAGAAGAGCCGCACATTTGTAGACTATACTAAGTCATACTTTAAGCTCCTCAGAGACTCTGATGAACTCATCTGGGCTAGTGAGCGCGGCGGATACAATCATCTGTATCTGATCGACCTCATAACTGGCTCAGTCAAGAACCAGATCACAAAAGGGTCATGGATGGTCAATTTTGTAGAGTCTGTGGACAAAGATCATCGTCGAATCTGGGTGCGAGGCCATGGACTGAAGGACGGTGAAGACCCCTATCACGCACATCTAGCAAGAGTCAATTTCGATGGGTCAGATTTCAAGGTTCTCacagatggagatggaactCACTCTTGGTCTTTCTCTCCAGACAAACGCTACTTGATAGACACTTGGTCAAGGGTAGATTGCCCACCGACAACAGTTCTTCGTGAAAGCGAGTCTGGAGAAGAGATAATGACACTCGAGAAGACGGATTCGAAAGATTTGGAAGATAAGGGATGGTCTTCTCCCGAGAGGTTCGCTTCCCCTGGCCGGGATGGCAAGACACTTATATACGGAATGATCATTCGACCCGTCGACTTTGACAGCACCAAGAAATATCCCGTGTTTGATGAGACCTATGCTGGGCCTCATAACTTTCGGGTCCCCAAAGCATTTTCAACTCTCTCAGATCGACGGCGATGGGCAGATGAAGGGTACATCGTCGTGGTCATTGACGGAATGGGTACAAACTGGCGAAACAAAAGCTTTCATGATGTCTGCTATAAGAATCTTCACGATTCAGGACTTCCAGACCATATCGCTTGGTTGGAAGCTGCAGCATCTTCACGACCATGGATGGACCTCTCTCGAGTGGGAATCATGGGCGTTTCAGCAGGAGGACAAAACGCTGTAGCAGGAATGCTTCACCACAGTGATTTCTTCAAAGCCGGTATAGCAGATTCAGGTTGTCATGATAACCGCATGGATAAGTTATGGTGGAACGAATTGTGGATGGGATACCCAGTGGATGAGGCATATGAGAAAGCATCTAACATAACTCACGCCAAGAAACTCAAGGGGCCCTTGATGCTGATTGCTGGAGATATGGACGATAATGTCGATCCATCTTCAACGTTTCAAATGGTGAATGCCTTGAACAAGGCGGGTAAGAATTATGAGTTTCTATTTATTCCTGGTGGTGGACATGGCTGTGGGGGAGAGAAGTATGGTCTTGCTCGCCAAAGGGAATTCTTCAAGCGTCATTTGCAGCAAGAGTCTGAGTATCGAGTTGACATGTATGACACCGGCAGTTGATATTGTGGCTTTGGATAGGGATCGAGAATTGAAAAGGCCCATTGTATCCGAAGGGGTAGACATGCTTAAACCCCTGTTATACAACCCCAAATAGTGCAACATAAAGGGTCTCGTTGCCTCAAAAGCCACAAACAGTGGTTACAGTAGCAATTGATTTATTTGCAATACATTATCACAGCCCGCCTACGTACCTTATGTTTGGCCAAACTCCTCAATTGAGGCGCTTTCCTTTGCGTTTGTATTGGGTGAGTTTGACCAGTACTGTAGTGCAGTATTGGACAGCTGGCCTTCTGCCATAGGTTCCCCCCTCCACTAAAAAAAGTACTGTAGAGGTAGGGATGAAGATCTAAGCTACGCTCTAGCCCAGGAACCGTTACAACCCCCTGCcctctctcatctcttcttctctgtcttcttttttttcccttttgCTGTAccgcttcttcctctcttcttcatcgcatcgacggttgaagatgaagatctcgTACTTGTCCGTTGGGCTTCTCGCCCTCTTTAGCCCCTTGGTAGCCGCCTGGAGCAAAGAAGGTATGTTTTACTCTCCCCTCTGATTCATGTCTTAACTAATTTCCATCCTCCCAGATCGCGAAATCTTTCGCATTCGAGATGAGATCTCAAAGTATGAGACCGATCCCGCTGCGACCTTCTACGACATCCTCGGCGTCCCTCCCTCTGCTTCGCTCGATGATATTACCAAGGCCTATCGCAAGCAGACCCGAAATCTGCACCCGGACAAGGTCAGACAG from Fusarium oxysporum Fo47 chromosome III, complete sequence harbors:
- a CDS encoding uncharacterized protein (expressed protein) codes for the protein MVIGLALQPYGMSRLARPLRALFDLPAQSTEFYSTLSYPNTFPTHDVTNSYIFTPNTPLSKSSLPSLRQLTQANNSHSLAATLCRKERRPCHSVSSYQRGPVFTTTFSSFLSLHCWPALSFLLCCIFTSLYTTDQRAVIPLQDDRHQLDICCHNGSREVQTYSSFSHSWRIDMVSRCGEDEDNQTCELKDHFANLQGLVQGIRSQPDPFLLLWDPTFSPCYRPANWCSRVTCASVVV